The following proteins are co-located in the uncultured Tolumonas sp. genome:
- the fliP gene encoding flagellar type III secretion system pore protein FliP (The bacterial flagellar biogenesis protein FliP forms a type III secretion system (T3SS)-type pore required for flagellar assembly.), whose protein sequence is MLPALTVSTNTQGGQDYSLTLQVLALMTALTFLPSIVIMMTSFTRIIVVLSILRQAIGLQQSPSNQILVGMALFMSFFIMSPVLDRINNDALQPYMSEQITAKEALEKAETPLRQFMLGQTRIKDLDVFSEIANVKADKPDEVPLRVLIPAFITSELKTAFQIGFMLFLPFLVIDLVIASVLMAMGMMMLSPMMISLPFKLMLFVLVDGWGLIMGSLANSFGLGGG, encoded by the coding sequence ATGTTACCAGCGCTGACAGTCTCCACTAATACTCAAGGTGGGCAAGATTACAGCCTAACGCTGCAAGTTTTAGCGTTGATGACGGCACTGACATTCCTGCCATCCATTGTCATCATGATGACCTCGTTTACCCGAATCATCGTTGTGTTATCAATCTTGCGGCAAGCCATTGGTTTACAACAAAGCCCATCCAATCAGATCCTGGTAGGGATGGCACTGTTCATGTCTTTTTTCATCATGTCGCCGGTATTAGATCGTATTAATAACGATGCATTGCAACCGTACATGAGTGAACAAATCACCGCTAAAGAAGCACTGGAAAAAGCCGAAACACCGCTAAGACAATTTATGCTCGGCCAAACACGAATCAAAGATCTGGATGTTTTTAGTGAAATAGCCAATGTGAAAGCTGATAAACCGGATGAAGTGCCACTGCGGGTACTGATCCCTGCGTTTATTACCAGTGAACTTAAAACTGCATTTCAGATTGGTTTTATGTTGTTTTTACCTTTTTTGGTTATTGATTTAGTTATTGCCAGCGTCTTGATGGCGATGGGGATGATGATGCTGTCACCGATGATGATTTCTTTGCCCTTTAAGCTGATGTTATTTGTGTTAGTGGATGGCTGGGGGTTGATCATGGGGTCATTGGCTAACAGTTTCGGGCTTGGAGGTGGTTAA
- the fliO gene encoding flagellar biosynthetic protein FliO yields the protein MKRYCLFLALASMPLYAAPESTATAGLVQWLFSSLLVLGLIVVLAWVLKKSRLVPQIGRPDFKVLFTLPVGYKEKLMVVQAGEQQLLLGVTAQQISFLTEINPPLSANASAPVFAQHLSRWMNKSTPSEDDKA from the coding sequence ATGAAACGTTATTGTCTTTTTCTCGCACTGGCTTCGATGCCTTTATATGCGGCACCGGAGAGCACAGCTACTGCCGGTCTGGTTCAATGGTTATTCAGTAGTCTCTTAGTCTTGGGGCTTATTGTGGTGCTGGCCTGGGTTTTGAAAAAAAGCCGTCTGGTTCCACAAATAGGGCGCCCGGATTTTAAAGTCTTATTTACACTGCCAGTGGGGTACAAAGAAAAACTGATGGTGGTGCAGGCCGGTGAACAACAACTGTTGTTGGGGGTCACGGCTCAGCAGATTTCTTTTCTGACTGAAATTAATCCGCCATTGTCAGCTAACGCATCAGCGCCAGTATTCGCACAACATTTGTCTCGTTGGATGAATAAATCAACTCCATCAGAGGATGACAAAGCATGA
- the flhB gene encoding flagellar biosynthesis protein FlhB, with protein sequence MADDEQEKTEQPTGKRLQQAKDKGQVPRSKEAGTATVLLAGILGLLMLQTPLSEAVMNVFQRCFHFERSEVFDPNTMYSLIGISIGEVLWPLISLFSIVMVASLIGNIALGGFNFSADAMSPKFNKLNPFNGIKRMIGVMALVELVKSIAKVGFVAWMAYLQIMHHWPALMELSHEQLSAGIVDALQISLSVGIGICCALLPVVLIDVPFQKWNHTKQLRMTKQEVKDEYKDSEGKPEVKGRLRQMQREMANRRMMAEVPKADVIVTNPTHYAVALKYDRFKAGSAPVVVAKGTDEIAMKIREIADEYKIPILQSPALARAIYHTTKLDKEIPDGLFQAVALVLAYVFQLQAYKAGRGAPPRELPKDKEMPIPDELRH encoded by the coding sequence ATGGCTGATGACGAACAGGAAAAAACGGAACAACCCACCGGTAAGCGACTGCAACAGGCGAAAGATAAAGGCCAGGTTCCCCGATCCAAAGAAGCCGGGACGGCTACTGTTCTGCTGGCCGGTATTTTGGGCCTGTTGATGTTACAAACCCCGCTCAGCGAAGCTGTTATGAATGTATTTCAGCGTTGTTTCCACTTTGAGCGTAGCGAAGTCTTTGATCCAAATACCATGTATAGCCTGATTGGCATCAGTATTGGTGAAGTCTTATGGCCGCTGATCTCGCTGTTCTCTATTGTAATGGTGGCGAGCCTTATCGGTAATATTGCGTTAGGTGGTTTTAATTTCAGCGCTGATGCGATGTCACCTAAATTCAATAAACTCAATCCATTCAATGGTATTAAACGCATGATTGGCGTAATGGCCTTGGTGGAATTGGTTAAATCCATTGCTAAAGTTGGTTTTGTTGCTTGGATGGCGTATTTGCAAATCATGCATCATTGGCCGGCTTTGATGGAATTGAGCCACGAGCAGTTATCTGCCGGAATCGTCGATGCCTTGCAGATATCGTTAAGTGTTGGTATTGGGATCTGCTGTGCATTATTACCTGTTGTGTTAATTGATGTTCCATTCCAGAAATGGAATCATACAAAACAATTACGTATGACCAAGCAGGAAGTTAAAGACGAATACAAAGATTCGGAAGGGAAACCAGAAGTAAAAGGCCGCTTACGTCAGATGCAACGTGAAATGGCGAATCGCCGGATGATGGCGGAAGTTCCTAAAGCAGATGTGATCGTCACCAACCCGACACATTATGCCGTAGCCTTGAAATATGATCGTTTTAAAGCGGGATCTGCTCCTGTTGTTGTTGCAAAAGGCACAGATGAAATTGCCATGAAAATCCGTGAAATTGCGGATGAATATAAAATTCCAATTTTGCAGTCACCTGCATTGGCGCGTGCCATTTACCATACCACTAAGCTTGATAAAGAAATCCCGGATGGTTTATTCCAGGCGGTTGCTTTGGTGCTGGCATATGTCTTTCAGTTACAAGCATACAAAGCCGGACGTGGTGCCCCACCAAGAGAATTACCCAAAGACAAAGAGATGCCGATCCCCGATGAATTACGGCATTGA
- the fliR gene encoding flagellar biosynthetic protein FliR, whose translation MNITSTLLMEMLAAYIWPFTRLASMLMTMLVIGSQSVPIMVRMFYCIVLTAVIAPVLPKMPATDLFSMGGVMITSQQVLIGIAMGLISQMLVQAFIMAGQIISMQTSLGFASMVDPLNGESTPVVGQFYLMLGTLLFFALDGHLTMIQMITQSFITLPVSAEGLTISSMHAIVDFVSVLFQTALSFSLSATIALLLINFSFGVMTRAAPQLNVFSMGFAVTMICGLFIMWASLSGFMDHFVLHWQRTQNLMCDVLALSCREP comes from the coding sequence ATGAACATCACCAGCACACTCTTAATGGAGATGCTGGCAGCATATATCTGGCCATTTACTCGTTTAGCTTCCATGCTGATGACGATGTTAGTCATTGGTTCTCAGTCTGTACCTATCATGGTCCGGATGTTTTACTGTATTGTTCTGACCGCAGTAATTGCCCCCGTATTGCCTAAGATGCCGGCCACCGATCTTTTTTCGATGGGTGGTGTCATGATTACATCACAGCAAGTCTTGATCGGCATTGCCATGGGGTTGATATCTCAAATGCTGGTACAGGCATTCATTATGGCTGGGCAAATAATTTCAATGCAGACCAGTTTGGGGTTTGCCTCAATGGTTGATCCATTAAATGGGGAATCAACTCCGGTGGTTGGCCAGTTCTATCTGATGTTGGGAACTTTATTGTTTTTTGCCTTAGATGGGCACTTGACGATGATCCAAATGATCACGCAGAGTTTTATTACTCTACCGGTTTCAGCGGAAGGACTAACTATCAGTAGCATGCATGCGATAGTCGATTTTGTTTCGGTGTTATTTCAAACTGCACTCTCATTCTCTTTGTCAGCAACCATTGCATTATTGCTGATCAATTTTTCTTTTGGTGTGATGACCCGTGCGGCACCTCAGTTAAACGTATTTAGTATGGGCTTTGCCGTCACCATGATTTGTGGCCTGTTTATCATGTGGGCCTCACTCAGTGGTTTCATGGATCATTTTGTTTTGCATTGGCAACGAACACAAAATTTAATGTGTGATGTGCTAGCACTTTCCTGTCGCGAACCATAG
- the fliQ gene encoding flagellar biosynthesis protein FliQ gives MTPEVFLDVFRQALGLICILVSATIIPSLIVGLLVSIFQAATSINEQTLSFLPRLLVTLAALALGGHWGLQMLMDFMVQMVHEIPEVLG, from the coding sequence ATGACACCTGAAGTCTTCCTGGACGTCTTCCGGCAAGCACTGGGGCTTATCTGTATTTTGGTCAGCGCAACCATCATTCCAAGTTTAATTGTTGGTTTGCTGGTGTCTATTTTTCAGGCCGCTACATCCATTAACGAACAAACCTTGAGTTTCTTACCTCGTTTGTTGGTCACGTTGGCTGCGCTGGCATTGGGTGGGCATTGGGGGTTGCAAATGCTGATGGATTTCATGGTGCAGATGGTACATGAAATTCCTGAGGTATTAGGATGA